A region of Aneurinibacillus sp. REN35 DNA encodes the following proteins:
- the murD gene encoding UDP-N-acetylmuramoyl-L-alanine--D-glutamate ligase — MAIEKGKKLYDGKQAVVIGLAKSGAAVARVLKACGATVTVNDQKPESECEGADALRAEGIAVICGGHPKDIIHPGIHIVVKNPGIPYTAPPIQTALSLGIPVITEVEVAYEVSDAPIVGITGSNGKTTTTTLIGHMLEEGGLAPIVAGNIGTPLCEQALWARADQVLVAELSSFQLKGTKNFRPTIACLLNVYDAHLDYHKTKDDYIHSKAKLFANQEEADTAILNYDNDICRSLAEEIASTILWFSTKEEVEHGAFVREGTIIFKRPMVGRLAEALATAPEEEAVIRIDELALPGAHNLENVLAAICAARAAGADMEALGHVLRSFAGVEHRLEFVAEIDGVKYYNDSKATNPEAASRALTSFTSPVVWIGGGLDRGIDFKELVPLLEQHVKAVVVYGQTAEKLLDRAADAGIIQAKRVDTVIDAVACAHSVAQEGDIVLLSPACASWDMYKSFEERGVLFKQSVHKLKTSP, encoded by the coding sequence ATGGCTATAGAAAAAGGGAAAAAACTATATGATGGAAAACAGGCGGTAGTAATCGGCCTGGCAAAGAGCGGCGCAGCTGTGGCCCGTGTGTTGAAAGCATGCGGTGCCACTGTTACGGTTAATGACCAAAAGCCGGAGAGTGAGTGTGAAGGTGCTGATGCTCTTCGTGCCGAAGGGATTGCAGTAATTTGCGGTGGACACCCGAAAGATATTATCCATCCAGGTATTCATATCGTAGTAAAGAATCCGGGAATTCCATATACAGCACCACCGATTCAAACAGCTCTGTCTCTAGGCATTCCGGTTATTACGGAAGTAGAGGTAGCCTATGAAGTGAGCGATGCACCGATTGTGGGCATTACCGGCTCAAACGGTAAGACGACAACAACTACGCTGATAGGACACATGCTTGAGGAAGGTGGACTAGCTCCCATCGTGGCGGGCAATATAGGAACACCGCTCTGTGAGCAGGCGCTTTGGGCGCGAGCGGATCAGGTATTGGTAGCTGAGCTGAGCAGTTTTCAATTAAAGGGGACAAAGAACTTTCGTCCGACGATTGCATGCCTGCTTAACGTATATGATGCCCATCTTGACTATCATAAGACAAAAGACGATTACATACATAGCAAAGCAAAGTTATTTGCCAATCAAGAAGAAGCGGATACAGCGATATTGAATTATGACAATGATATCTGCCGGAGCTTGGCTGAAGAGATTGCTTCCACCATTCTTTGGTTCAGCACAAAAGAAGAGGTAGAGCATGGCGCTTTCGTAAGGGAAGGCACTATTATATTTAAGCGTCCGATGGTAGGGAGACTGGCAGAAGCGTTGGCTACCGCACCGGAGGAGGAAGCTGTTATTCGTATAGATGAACTGGCTTTGCCAGGAGCGCATAATTTGGAGAATGTCTTAGCTGCCATCTGTGCTGCAAGAGCAGCGGGAGCAGATATGGAAGCGCTGGGCCACGTGCTGCGCTCGTTTGCTGGTGTGGAGCACCGCCTCGAATTCGTGGCAGAAATCGATGGGGTTAAGTACTACAATGATTCGAAGGCGACCAATCCCGAAGCTGCCAGCCGAGCGCTTACGTCATTTACGTCACCAGTTGTTTGGATTGGCGGCGGACTTGACCGCGGCATTGATTTCAAAGAGTTAGTCCCGCTGCTTGAACAGCATGTGAAAGCGGTCGTTGTATATGGACAAACAGCGGAAAAATTGTTGGACCGGGCGGCAGATGCGGGGATTATTCAAGCAAAGCGCGTCGATACTGTTATTGATGCGGTTGCTTGCGCTCACTCGGTCGCTCAAGAAGGTGATATTGTACTGCTCTCACCGGCGTGTGCTAGTTGGGACATGTACAAATCGTTCGAAGAGCGGGGGGTCTTGTTTAAGCAATCCGTGCATAAGCTTAAAACAAGCCCGTAA
- the mraY gene encoding phospho-N-acetylmuramoyl-pentapeptide-transferase: MLVRVLFFSIAAAFLIAVLLAPLFIPILRRLKFGQAIREEGPKGHQKKAGTPTMGGIIILLALTFTVIKFANQSVEIFLLLFITLGYGLIGFLDDFIKIAMKRNLGLTAKQKLFGQLVIGAVFYYVLVRNGYDTTVSIPGTGMGVDLGWLYLPLVLIMTIGASNAVNLTDGLDGLLAGTSAIAFSAYAVIAWMASQMNIAIFSAAVVGAVLGFLVFNAHPAKVFMGDTGSLALGGAIAGIAILTKTEILLVLIGGVFVMEALSVIIQVLSYKTRKKRVFRMSPLHHHYELGGWSEWRVVVTFWFAGLVCASLGIYIGVLN, encoded by the coding sequence ATGCTTGTACGAGTTTTATTTTTTTCCATCGCCGCAGCTTTTTTAATCGCTGTGCTTCTTGCTCCGCTCTTCATTCCTATTCTGAGACGTTTGAAGTTTGGTCAGGCGATTCGTGAAGAAGGCCCGAAAGGACATCAGAAAAAAGCAGGAACACCGACAATGGGCGGAATTATTATCTTATTGGCATTAACTTTTACCGTCATTAAGTTTGCCAACCAGTCGGTTGAGATATTTCTGTTATTGTTTATTACGTTGGGCTATGGCTTAATTGGGTTTTTAGACGATTTCATTAAAATTGCCATGAAGCGCAATCTAGGCTTAACCGCCAAACAAAAATTATTCGGTCAGCTCGTAATCGGCGCTGTATTCTATTATGTACTAGTACGTAACGGATATGATACGACGGTCTCTATTCCCGGGACAGGAATGGGAGTAGATCTGGGATGGCTATATCTGCCGCTTGTTCTTATTATGACCATTGGAGCGTCTAATGCGGTGAATTTGACGGATGGATTAGACGGTCTTCTTGCAGGAACGAGTGCAATTGCATTCAGCGCGTATGCGGTTATTGCCTGGATGGCAAGCCAGATGAATATCGCTATTTTCTCTGCTGCTGTGGTAGGAGCCGTGTTAGGATTTCTTGTGTTTAATGCACATCCGGCCAAGGTGTTCATGGGAGATACAGGATCGCTTGCGCTGGGTGGAGCGATTGCAGGGATTGCGATTCTTACGAAGACGGAAATTCTACTTGTGTTGATTGGCGGCGTATTCGTTATGGAAGCTCTGTCTGTTATTATTCAAGTATTATCATACAAGACGCGTAAAAAGCGGGTATTCCGCATGAGCCCGCTGCACCATCATTATGAGTTGGGCGGCTGGTCTGAATGGCGTGTGGTTGTTACCTTCTGGTTTGCCGGATTGGTCTGTGCAAGCTTAGGCATATATATTGGGGTGTTAAACTGA
- a CDS encoding UDP-N-acetylmuramoyl-L-alanyl-D-glutamate--2,6-diaminopimelate ligase, with protein MQLEELVAPLALQKVAGDKKTEITGIEIDSRLVKPGDLFICLPGFTVDGHNFVAKAVSQGAVAVLAQRPVETDVPVIYVPDTRRAMAVLADRFFGQPTHQLHVIGVTGTNGKTTTTHLIERILGEAGHPTGIIGTIEMRMGKDVREVKNTTPEALDLHRSFRWMKDMGAEYAAIEVSSHALDMGRVRGVRFVTGVFTNLTQDHLDYHETMEKYQQAKGLLFSQLGNEYDRERMKYAVLNADDPASEAFARITPAQVITYGIHQEADVRARNIAITAFGTTFTLETFVGSIDVTLRMIGNFNVYNVLAAASACLVEGISLEQMKHTLEKIEGVRGRFERVDAGQDYTVIVDYAHTPDSLENVLKTIREFAEAKVYCIVGCGGDRDRTKRPIMASIAARYADVAVITSDNPRSEEPQAIIDEMIAGLVADNVGEERYTAYVDRREAIRETIHRANPKDVVLIAGKGHETYQILKDKTIHFDDKEEAYQAILEKKK; from the coding sequence ATGCAACTAGAAGAGTTAGTGGCTCCTCTTGCCTTGCAAAAAGTGGCGGGGGATAAGAAAACGGAAATTACGGGCATCGAGATTGATTCTCGACTTGTAAAACCGGGTGATTTATTTATTTGTTTACCTGGTTTTACAGTTGACGGACATAACTTTGTAGCAAAAGCCGTTTCACAGGGGGCGGTGGCTGTTTTGGCACAGCGCCCTGTGGAGACGGATGTTCCCGTTATATATGTCCCTGATACCAGACGGGCAATGGCTGTACTGGCTGACCGTTTCTTTGGGCAGCCTACACACCAGCTTCATGTAATTGGAGTGACAGGTACAAACGGTAAAACAACGACCACACATCTGATTGAACGCATCCTAGGAGAAGCAGGTCATCCGACAGGCATTATTGGCACGATCGAGATGCGGATGGGAAAAGATGTACGTGAAGTGAAGAATACTACACCAGAAGCGCTTGATTTGCATCGTTCTTTTCGGTGGATGAAAGATATGGGTGCAGAATACGCGGCGATTGAAGTATCATCCCACGCGCTTGATATGGGACGGGTCCGCGGCGTACGTTTTGTTACAGGCGTGTTTACCAATCTAACGCAGGATCATCTCGATTACCATGAAACGATGGAGAAATATCAACAGGCGAAAGGCCTCTTGTTTTCCCAGCTTGGCAATGAGTATGATAGGGAACGGATGAAATATGCTGTATTGAACGCAGATGATCCAGCAAGCGAAGCATTTGCCCGCATAACACCGGCACAGGTTATTACATATGGTATTCATCAGGAAGCGGATGTTCGCGCCAGAAACATTGCCATTACAGCTTTTGGAACGACGTTTACTCTTGAAACATTTGTTGGAAGTATAGACGTAACTCTGCGTATGATCGGGAATTTTAACGTATACAATGTCCTTGCAGCGGCTTCGGCCTGCCTTGTTGAAGGTATATCGCTTGAGCAGATGAAGCATACGCTAGAAAAAATCGAAGGCGTACGCGGTAGGTTTGAGCGTGTGGATGCCGGACAGGATTATACTGTCATTGTCGATTACGCGCATACACCAGATAGTTTAGAGAATGTGTTGAAGACAATTCGTGAATTTGCCGAAGCAAAGGTCTATTGTATTGTAGGCTGCGGGGGCGATCGAGACCGGACCAAGCGGCCGATCATGGCTTCGATTGCTGCACGGTATGCGGATGTGGCCGTCATTACATCAGATAATCCTCGTTCTGAGGAGCCTCAGGCAATTATTGATGAGATGATTGCAGGTCTTGTTGCAGACAATGTAGGCGAGGAGCGTTACACTGCCTATGTGGATCGACGGGAAGCAATTCGTGAAACCATTCACAGGGCGAATCCGAAGGATGTTGTACTCATTGCCGGAAAGGGTCATGAGACATATCAAATTTTAAAAGATAAAACGATTCACTTTGATGATAAAGAAGAGGCATATCAAGCCATACTAGAAAAGAAAAAATAG
- a CDS encoding stage V sporulation protein D, whose product MRVSGVTVRRRIFIAMLLGFLLFLLLITRLGYVQLWNGPWLREQAEDLWTRNIPFEAKRGQILDRNGEVLAYNISVPSVLAIPAQIKDKPTTARTLAPILKVEEQKILKEISKRELMVRVPGGRRVSPEIAKKIQSLRLPGVQLAEDSQRYYPNGSLVSHILGFTGIDNQGLTGIERVYDTELKGKKGYISFGANAAGQKMPGIADRFIAPTDGKDLHLTIDASIQRIIERELDQAMAVYQPDDAIAIAVSPKTGEVLGMASRPNFDPGNYKDYPVETYNRNLPIWKTYEPGSTFKIITLAAALEDKKVNLNNDTFNDPGSIKVAGATLRCWKRGGHGHQTFLEGVQNSCNPGFVLLGQRLGKERLFHYINEFGFGKRTGIDLLGEENGVLFRLNRVGPVELATTSFGQGVSVTPIQQIQAVSAAINGGTLMKPYLAKSWHDSKTGQLIKENKPTAVRRVISPETSAEVRRALESVVANGTGRNAYIDGYRVGGKTGTAQIVENGVYSKSKHIVSFIGFAPADDPQILVYTAINNPKGIQFGGLVAAPIVRNIMESSLHYMKVPVRTQQMEKKYQYPDKKIVQVPNLIGMERKEITSAYYDFPLDIAGSGSKVSYQSPTPGTRVEEGVTIRVYLGDK is encoded by the coding sequence TTGCGTGTATCCGGAGTTACCGTCCGACGACGTATCTTCATTGCGATGTTATTAGGATTTCTGTTGTTTCTACTGTTGATTACACGCCTTGGATATGTACAGTTGTGGAATGGACCGTGGCTTAGGGAACAGGCTGAGGACTTATGGACGCGCAACATACCATTTGAAGCAAAGCGCGGTCAAATTCTTGATCGAAACGGAGAAGTGCTGGCATATAATATCAGTGTCCCATCTGTGTTAGCCATTCCCGCCCAAATCAAAGATAAGCCAACTACAGCACGTACGCTTGCGCCGATTTTAAAAGTCGAGGAGCAGAAGATTCTTAAGGAGATCAGTAAGCGTGAGCTAATGGTACGCGTACCAGGAGGTCGCAGAGTTTCTCCAGAAATAGCTAAAAAAATACAATCGCTGCGCCTTCCAGGCGTTCAATTGGCTGAAGACAGCCAGCGCTATTACCCGAACGGCTCTCTCGTCTCACATATTCTTGGATTTACAGGAATAGATAATCAAGGTCTAACCGGAATTGAGAGAGTATACGATACGGAACTTAAAGGAAAGAAGGGCTATATTTCGTTTGGTGCCAACGCCGCCGGACAGAAAATGCCTGGAATTGCAGATCGGTTTATTGCACCGACAGATGGTAAGGACCTGCACCTGACGATTGATGCGAGCATTCAACGAATTATCGAGCGTGAACTTGATCAGGCGATGGCTGTATATCAGCCTGATGATGCCATTGCCATTGCCGTTTCTCCAAAGACAGGTGAAGTATTAGGTATGGCCAGCCGCCCGAATTTTGATCCCGGAAATTATAAAGACTATCCGGTAGAGACGTATAATCGAAATCTGCCAATTTGGAAGACATATGAACCGGGTTCAACATTTAAGATTATTACGCTTGCGGCTGCTCTTGAAGATAAAAAAGTAAATTTGAATAACGATACATTTAATGACCCAGGCTCCATCAAGGTAGCGGGTGCAACACTGCGCTGTTGGAAACGGGGCGGACATGGACATCAGACATTTCTTGAAGGCGTACAGAATTCATGCAACCCGGGGTTTGTTCTATTAGGACAGCGTTTAGGTAAAGAGCGCCTCTTTCATTACATTAATGAATTTGGTTTTGGCAAACGGACGGGCATTGACCTGTTAGGAGAAGAAAATGGTGTGTTATTTCGTCTCAACCGGGTAGGGCCTGTCGAGCTTGCCACCACTTCATTTGGCCAGGGGGTTTCTGTAACACCGATTCAGCAGATTCAGGCTGTTAGTGCAGCGATTAACGGCGGCACACTAATGAAGCCGTATCTTGCTAAATCATGGCATGATTCGAAAACAGGCCAACTTATTAAGGAAAATAAGCCGACAGCCGTTCGACGCGTCATTTCCCCGGAAACTTCTGCTGAAGTAAGGCGTGCTCTTGAGAGCGTTGTCGCAAACGGCACAGGACGCAACGCCTATATTGACGGTTACCGTGTAGGCGGCAAGACGGGGACGGCTCAGATTGTTGAGAATGGTGTGTATTCCAAAAGCAAGCATATTGTATCATTTATTGGCTTTGCGCCCGCAGATGATCCGCAGATTCTTGTATACACAGCAATCAATAATCCAAAGGGTATTCAGTTTGGTGGCCTGGTTGCAGCGCCAATCGTACGCAACATTATGGAATCTTCGCTGCATTATATGAAGGTACCTGTACGTACGCAGCAGATGGAGAAAAAGTATCAATATCCGGACAAAAAAATTGTGCAGGTTCCGAACCTTATCGGCATGGAACGCAAAGAGATTACAAGTGCATACTATGATTTTCCGCTTGATATTGCAGGAAGCGGCAGCAAAGTGTCATACCAATCCCCTACACCGGGTACAAGGGTGGAGGAAGGAGTGACAATTCGTGTCTACCTGGGTGACAAATAA
- a CDS encoding penicillin-binding transpeptidase domain-containing protein, which translates to MRKKINLRTLLMGGLFTLSFFALILRAFWIQYVDSAEIMVKAKDTWERSNAINPKRGDIVDRNGQLLAYHGKAYTVIARLKPYSNDTKNENYVKNPQETAAKLAPLLNMSQEKILERLTKDTKQVELRPGGWKIPKETADKVQELKLPGIGLYEESRRYYPYGAFASHAIGYTNLEGEARMGIERMLDDQLKGEKGSFTFKADRRGNLLPDGIESYKPAKDGNKVVLTIDHQIQNYIEDALNQATAKYKMEGVSVVVADPYTGQILGMGNRPTFNPNAPTDIKNFFNPVIGANFEPGSTFKIATLAAAIEEKQFNPNATYMSGTYNKIKGSKPIRDHNQGRGWGTITYKEGVKRSSNVAFVHMGYEGLGKEKLFSYLTKFGFGQKTGIDLPGEARGSFSPNRKYYPRDVASITFGQGVSVTAIQQVAAVGAVANGGKLMKPYIVKEIRDAKTDQVLKENKPEMVRRVISEDTAKQTRDLLGAVVNEKNGTGQPFALPGYQVAGKTGTAQVAENGRYVAGRYINSFIGFAPKDNPKLLIYVVVNQPHIDTPSAGGKIIAAPIFKSVMERSLHYFKMSPDKVDGKTVEVTTDESTVMPELGGETVEAGKQMLSQAGLKVQVLGHGKTVVGQYPAAQAEMTKGSTVYMLTSKDGIKMPDLSGKTLREVMELASLVDIPAPTVTGEGYVQKQSIQPGTVLKKGDKLAVTLAPKSEAPPANSKQETEQKKEK; encoded by the coding sequence ATGAGGAAAAAAATTAACCTGCGCACGTTACTTATGGGGGGGCTGTTTACGCTCTCCTTTTTTGCGCTTATTTTACGCGCATTTTGGATTCAATACGTAGATAGTGCTGAGATTATGGTTAAAGCCAAGGACACGTGGGAAAGAAGCAACGCGATCAATCCAAAGCGCGGCGATATTGTTGATCGCAACGGACAGCTGCTGGCTTATCATGGCAAAGCGTATACGGTCATTGCCAGATTGAAGCCGTACTCAAATGATACGAAAAATGAAAACTATGTAAAAAATCCGCAAGAGACAGCAGCCAAGTTGGCGCCTCTGCTCAACATGTCTCAAGAAAAGATTCTAGAGCGCTTAACTAAGGATACGAAGCAAGTAGAACTGCGTCCGGGCGGTTGGAAAATCCCGAAGGAAACCGCTGATAAAGTACAAGAGCTTAAACTTCCGGGAATCGGGTTGTATGAAGAATCACGTCGTTATTATCCCTACGGCGCATTTGCTTCCCACGCCATCGGCTACACGAATTTAGAAGGCGAGGCAAGGATGGGGATTGAACGCATGCTTGACGATCAGCTTAAAGGTGAGAAAGGAAGCTTTACATTTAAAGCGGATCGCCGAGGAAATCTACTGCCCGATGGAATTGAATCCTATAAGCCTGCTAAAGATGGCAATAAGGTGGTATTAACTATTGACCATCAAATTCAGAACTATATTGAAGATGCGCTCAATCAGGCGACAGCAAAGTATAAGATGGAGGGTGTCAGCGTTGTCGTAGCTGATCCGTACACAGGACAGATTCTTGGGATGGGCAACCGGCCGACATTTAATCCAAATGCGCCGACCGATATCAAAAACTTCTTTAATCCGGTGATCGGTGCGAACTTTGAACCGGGCTCTACATTTAAGATTGCCACGCTCGCTGCGGCCATTGAGGAGAAACAGTTTAATCCAAATGCCACGTACATGTCCGGTACATACAACAAGATCAAAGGCAGCAAGCCGATCCGCGACCATAACCAGGGGCGCGGCTGGGGTACTATCACATACAAAGAAGGTGTGAAGCGTTCGAGTAACGTAGCGTTCGTACACATGGGGTACGAGGGGCTTGGCAAAGAGAAGCTATTCAGCTACTTAACCAAGTTTGGTTTCGGACAGAAGACAGGCATTGACCTGCCCGGAGAAGCGCGCGGTTCGTTCAGCCCGAACCGCAAGTACTATCCCCGTGACGTAGCATCGATCACCTTTGGACAAGGTGTATCGGTGACGGCGATTCAGCAGGTGGCGGCTGTTGGTGCGGTGGCGAACGGCGGCAAGCTGATGAAGCCGTATATTGTAAAAGAGATTCGTGATGCAAAAACAGATCAGGTGCTTAAAGAGAACAAGCCAGAAATGGTTCGTCGTGTAATTTCAGAAGATACAGCGAAGCAGACGCGTGATCTTCTTGGAGCGGTCGTTAATGAAAAAAACGGAACTGGGCAGCCGTTTGCTCTGCCAGGTTATCAAGTAGCGGGCAAGACGGGTACCGCTCAAGTAGCAGAGAACGGCAGGTATGTGGCCGGACGCTATATTAATTCCTTCATCGGCTTTGCTCCAAAAGACAATCCGAAGCTGTTGATTTATGTTGTGGTGAACCAGCCGCACATTGATACTCCGTCTGCCGGCGGTAAAATTATTGCAGCCCCGATTTTCAAGTCGGTCATGGAACGCAGTCTGCATTACTTCAAGATGTCACCGGATAAAGTAGACGGCAAGACTGTAGAAGTCACGACAGATGAATCAACCGTCATGCCGGAGTTAGGTGGAGAGACGGTCGAAGCAGGTAAACAGATGCTCTCGCAGGCGGGTCTTAAAGTACAAGTGCTTGGCCATGGCAAAACGGTAGTCGGCCAATATCCGGCGGCGCAGGCTGAGATGACGAAAGGCTCGACCGTATATATGCTCACATCCAAAGACGGGATAAAAATGCCGGACTTAAGCGGAAAAACACTGCGTGAAGTGATGGAGTTAGCTTCATTGGTAGATATTCCGGCACCAACGGTAACTGGGGAAGGATATGTGCAAAAGCAGAGTATCCAGCCGGGTACTGTATTGAAAAAAGGCGATAAACTTGCGGTCACGCTTGCGCCAAAGTCAGAGGCGCCACCTGCCAATTCAAAGCAAGAAACAGAGCAGAAAAAAGAGAAATAA
- the ftsL gene encoding cell division protein FtsL, with amino-acid sequence MNVLRPYNQGSLATQIERKPVPKRKVPQKKRVTVRYGISAGEKMLYFFVVIALVVVATFIIARYAKISDYNYQILETKQEVKQISEQNGELHAKIDELSKPERIRSIAEQMGLTKLDDTVRVFKGGTASN; translated from the coding sequence ATGAACGTTTTGCGGCCATACAATCAGGGAAGCTTAGCTACACAAATTGAACGGAAGCCGGTACCAAAGCGAAAGGTACCACAGAAAAAACGCGTAACCGTCCGTTATGGCATTAGCGCAGGAGAGAAGATGCTCTATTTCTTCGTCGTCATCGCACTCGTCGTTGTAGCTACGTTTATCATTGCTCGTTATGCGAAAATCTCTGATTACAACTATCAGATTCTCGAAACGAAACAGGAAGTCAAACAAATCTCAGAGCAGAACGGGGAATTACACGCCAAAATTGATGAATTGAGCAAGCCGGAGCGGATTCGCAGCATTGCCGAACAAATGGGACTAACCAAGCTTGATGACACAGTTCGTGTATTTAAGGGCGGCACAGCCTCGAATTAG
- the rsmH gene encoding 16S rRNA (cytosine(1402)-N(4))-methyltransferase RsmH — protein sequence MFHHITVLHQEAVDGLAIKPGGIYVDCTLGGAGHSSLIASRLSEGGRLIAIDQDDVALANAKERLAPYMEHVTLVKSNFRHVGQVLEELHISQVDGVLFDLGVSSPQLDEAERGFSYNADAPLDMRMDRTQTLTAHEIVNEWPESELAAIFFEYGEEKFARRIAKEIVAERKKQSITTTGELVELIKRGIPAAARRTGPHPAKRTFQAIRIAVNDELNAFKEALESSIAMLGVGGRVSVITFHSLEDRICKQTYQEYSKGCICPPDFPQCACGNKPVLKVMTRKPIVPGETELNENRRSRSAKLRIAEKLET from the coding sequence ATGTTCCATCACATCACGGTGCTGCACCAGGAAGCAGTGGACGGCTTGGCGATTAAGCCGGGCGGAATTTATGTGGATTGTACACTTGGAGGTGCCGGCCACAGCTCATTAATCGCATCCAGGCTGAGTGAAGGAGGGCGGCTGATCGCTATCGATCAAGATGATGTCGCGCTTGCCAATGCTAAAGAACGCCTGGCGCCGTATATGGAACATGTGACGCTTGTAAAAAGCAACTTCCGTCATGTAGGACAGGTGCTCGAAGAATTACATATTTCGCAAGTTGACGGAGTGCTGTTTGATTTAGGCGTATCATCACCTCAATTGGATGAGGCGGAGCGTGGATTTAGTTATAATGCGGATGCACCGCTTGATATGCGGATGGATCGTACACAGACGCTTACCGCACATGAAATTGTAAATGAATGGCCGGAGAGCGAACTTGCCGCGATTTTTTTTGAATATGGCGAAGAGAAATTTGCTCGTCGCATTGCCAAAGAAATTGTAGCAGAACGCAAGAAGCAATCGATCACTACAACAGGTGAACTGGTCGAACTTATTAAGCGGGGCATCCCGGCTGCCGCAAGGCGTACGGGTCCGCATCCGGCAAAACGCACATTTCAAGCCATTCGTATCGCGGTGAATGATGAATTGAACGCCTTCAAAGAAGCGCTAGAGTCAAGCATTGCAATGCTTGGCGTTGGCGGCAGGGTGAGCGTCATTACTTTTCATTCTCTAGAAGATAGAATTTGTAAGCAAACGTACCAAGAGTATAGCAAAGGGTGTATATGCCCGCCGGATTTCCCGCAGTGTGCCTGCGGCAATAAGCCGGTACTGAAAGTAATGACACGCAAGCCGATTGTGCCTGGTGAGACGGAATTGAATGAAAACCGCAGATCTCGTTCTGCGAAGCTACGAATTGCAGAGAAGCTAGAAACTTGA
- the mraZ gene encoding division/cell wall cluster transcriptional repressor MraZ — protein MFMGEFEHTLDDKGRLTIPSKFREELGERFVITRGLDQCLFVYPMEEWSVLTGKLKALPFTKADARAFTRLFFSGATECTLDKQGRVNIPAALRKHGQIEKECVVIGVSSRIEIWSQPLWEQYTSASGDYFNEIAERIVDFDL, from the coding sequence GTGTTTATGGGCGAGTTCGAGCATACGCTCGATGATAAAGGAAGGTTAACCATTCCTTCAAAGTTTCGAGAAGAGCTCGGCGAACGCTTCGTCATAACGCGTGGTCTAGACCAATGCTTGTTTGTGTATCCAATGGAAGAATGGAGCGTGCTGACTGGCAAGTTGAAAGCTCTTCCCTTTACCAAGGCCGATGCTCGTGCATTTACCCGTCTGTTTTTCTCAGGTGCAACCGAATGCACTTTGGACAAGCAGGGCAGAGTAAATATACCGGCTGCCCTTCGCAAGCATGGACAGATTGAGAAAGAATGCGTCGTCATTGGCGTATCTAGCCGGATAGAGATCTGGAGTCAACCGCTCTGGGAGCAATACACGTCCGCGTCCGGTGATTACTTTAATGAGATTGCAGAACGAATTGTTGATTTTGATTTGTAG